Genomic segment of Coffea arabica cultivar ET-39 chromosome 1e, Coffea Arabica ET-39 HiFi, whole genome shotgun sequence:
AAATGGCAGTAGATGATTAGGACCTATAAATAGCTATTGAATTAATTGTTCTTGCACATGACCCCAGCTTAGTTGGCAACAGCATACAAAGAAAACTGCTCTAATGACTGATTAACACCAGATAACAACCATTCAGACATGCCAGATACTTGAGCCAATTTCACTTATTGAGAGAGCAAACCAATCAAGCAGCATTGTTTTTTTAGAAAACTACTCATCCTCACAATCTAGTAAAAAGATGTATGCACATCGGCAGTGCCTATAATAAATTGACTCTATACCCCTTCACAACATTTCAAGTATTTGAAAATATACGAAGGCACAAAATGAGAAGTATCATAATGCTTTCCAATAAAGACAGAAATTACCCCTAAGATTTTCTGGCATGGCAACAAATTTTAGGCATACAGACTTCAGCTGGAAACAGTGATGCTGCTCTGCAAGGGCCAGCGTAGTAGCAACAGTATTTATGGCAACATCCTCGCAGAGATTAGCTTCACATATCAACCTGAGCCTATCCAAACCATATCTATCTGCAGCAGCAAGCAGATGTTGAGCCATCAAGCTTGTAGCCCCTTTTGAGTTCAAACCAGTAAGTTCTTCCATATCAGGTAAGCAATCCCAGTATATGAAATGAAGTAGAGCCTGTAAGTAAAAACAAAGGCAACAGCTCTGTTCAGTTGACTTTAACGAAGAAAATGAATAATCAGGTCCTTCAACAAGCATAATTTCAAAGGATTGACATTGTCActataaatttggaaacagaaaatttcagaaaacaaaATAGATCCACATCAGCCACTAAGTTATATTCTGCACATTCCAAAGGTAAAAAAAAGTTCAACAAATTTGATAAGCACGGTTTACCCCATCATAGACAGAACACCTAAGCAGTAATTGATTCATTAACGGGAAAATGGGAAGGTATTAGGCCCTTTTTTCTTAAACAGGCATACAACCAAGAAAGTCAAATATGGCACCCTTTAAATCCATGTAAAGCTGCATTATTTTTCATAAAGCACCTTCCATAGAGAATATTTCCGTGAACTAGATTTCCGGGATAGAGTAAAGATTTATTTTAAATTGATTTCGATTGCCTTTGTCAattgacaaaataaaaacacataaaaacaaGTCAAATTTATTTCGATAGCCTTTgtcaatttaaaataaaaacaagtcaGATTTTGGCCAAGCACATAAAAACAAGTTGTGTCCTAGTGTTCACACCAAATGTGCCTTTGTTGGAGACTTTGGCACATTTTCAAACGCATAAGTATCACTATCTTGGTCTACCTACATAAACGTATTCCTGTACTACCAAGGCTGAAGATATAGCAAATATCAAGACAACGTGCAGGCATATAAGTTgtaaaaccaaagaaaaagaagataagtAATCCATGAGTCATGACGTCTTCACCAGATACAGCACCTTCAGAATCAAGGAAATGTAGCATATTTTCTGTACTTGGAGAGAAGCAGAATATGAGCTCTTCTCTTTTATCACAATCCTATTTTCTAGTACGGAATACATACATCATTAGAAGTTTGTATTTGACAGAAAAGCATGGAAACATCAGATAAAGCTAAGCATCAAATAAGATAACTCTCCATCATCAATGGATGGCAGATTTTATGATGATTCAGACCTCTGAAAACCTGATTTGGGTAGGGATCGTGGTAGCAAAATTCAAGAGAAAATATTGCTCCAGAGATTTTCTTATTAGCATCGTATAAATAGAACAACCAAATTATCACCATACATTtaccaaacaaaataaactttGGCAAATTGTACAAATTACAACAGGATAATGATAGGCGGGCTATCATAAGCCTGTTCTTTCACAAATCTAAGTTCTGGTTCAAAGAGAGAAGACATTGCATTGGGAATCAAACACAAAAGGAGGCCTCTTTCTTTAAAAGAAGGTACAATATATTTAAAGTACCATGTAgacaaatagaaaaaaaatcttggtGACAAATGATTTCCTGTCAAAAGAATAAGTTAAAATACAATGAAGAATTATAGGCACTAGACCTTAAAAACAGGAGCTTCCATGTCTTCAACTCGAATGCATTGTGTGTCATGATCTTTCATTGGGCCAAATAGTTGAGCTCTAAATACAGGTGAGCGCGCAGCAAGAACCAACTTGTGAGCAGAAAATTTTTCTCCATTGACTTCAAAATTTACATCAGTTCCCTTTCCACATTCCAGTAGCTGCCCAAAATGTTGACCAATGTCCGAAGGTGGAAGCGGTATAGAGTAGATTTTGGGTCCCTCAGTTTGGGATCTAACTACACCAACACAACAATGAACCTGAAGACAATCATTCTTCAGATAGTCTGATGTTTCTAGTGCAGTTCTCTTAAAAAACCGCTTATAGCCCCTACAATAAAAAAACCATTAAATGATTAAACCAAAAGCAATTTACCAGTCATAcccaagaaaaaaagagagataaacAAACAGAATAAAAGCTATGGAGGAGGATTCTAGAACCAAATTGATTAACTTTAAAAACGAAACCATGAGAGTTCTATCCCATGCAGCCAACAGACTCCAACTCTTAAAACATCAGAATCATTCATCACTAGCCCCATCATAAGACAAGACGTGCCACAGTTCTTTGAAAGTAGAATCATGACAAAGCAAGCATGATATCTCTTCCCCATGCAATGACAGTTAAACAACTACTAACATACTTCTGTTTATATAATATTGGAATCAAGAACAAGGCACTTCATCATGTGTGAGCTGATAA
This window contains:
- the LOC113716898 gene encoding BTB/POZ and MATH domain-containing protein 2 — encoded protein: MVGMGRVYNGETSNPSSSTTASTSPPPVTTSTSITETVNGTHDFKITGYSLSKGIGIGKYVASDIFMVGGYAWAIYFYPDGKSVEDNATYVSLFIALASEGTDVRALFELTLMDQSGRGRHKIHSHFGRALESGPYTLKYRGSMWGYKRFFKRTALETSDYLKNDCLQVHCCVGVVRSQTEGPKIYSIPLPPSDIGQHFGQLLECGKGTDVNFEVNGEKFSAHKLVLAARSPVFRAQLFGPMKDHDTQCIRVEDMEAPVFKALLHFIYWDCLPDMEELTGLNSKGATSLMAQHLLAAADRYGLDRLRLICEANLCEDVAINTVATTLALAEQHHCFQLKSVCLKFVAMPENLRAVMQTDGFEYLKESCPSVLTELLEYVARINEHSVSVNKQLTDGILDGSDVNGRRVKQRL